In the Arthrobacter sp. 31Y genome, one interval contains:
- a CDS encoding MarR family transcriptional regulator — protein sequence MHSDSDTDARKALLEAVFASGRELSTAAVMFHTKLSELRGLSATEGKAIDILLRFGPMTAGEFGQHSGLAPASVTGLMQRLESKGIARRIKHDEDKRKVLIELIGDQVTAATPYFVDFMSGLTSLLEGYSDDDLRVIADYSAKAAEIQKNAAARLGNKAH from the coding sequence ATGCACTCAGACAGCGACACGGACGCCCGAAAGGCCCTGCTGGAAGCCGTTTTCGCCTCCGGACGGGAGCTCTCGACGGCGGCCGTGATGTTCCACACGAAGCTCTCCGAACTCCGCGGATTATCTGCAACAGAAGGCAAAGCCATCGATATCCTGCTGCGGTTCGGACCCATGACGGCAGGAGAATTCGGGCAGCATTCGGGCCTGGCGCCAGCCTCGGTTACCGGGCTGATGCAGCGACTGGAAAGCAAAGGCATTGCCCGCAGGATCAAGCATGACGAAGATAAACGGAAGGTCCTGATAGAGCTGATTGGCGACCAAGTAACCGCCGCAACGCCGTATTTCGTGGATTTCATGAGCGGCCTGACGAGCTTGCTTGAAGGGTACAGCGACGACGACTTGCGCGTCATCGCCGACTACTCAGCAAAGGCCGCGGAAATCCAAAAGAACGCAGCTGCGCGCTTGGGAAACAAAGCACACTGA
- the qcrB gene encoding cytochrome bc1 complex cytochrome b subunit — translation MSASSTAEAPFVPKTKVGSFTNFVDERVGGSGILREFGRKVFPDHWSFMFGEVALYSFVILLMSGTFLTFFFDPSMAETHYQGSYTPLYNVEMSVAYSSSLNISFDVRGGLFMRQVHHWAALLFVASLGVHMLRVFFTGAFRKPREMNWVVGGVLLILAMAAGFTGYSLPDDLLSGNGLRIIDGVIKSIPVIGTYTSFFLFGGEFPGTAIIGRLYVLHILLVPALILLMIVIHLFMVVVHKHTQYPGPGRNDGNVVGYPLGPVYAAKAGGFFFIVFGVLALMAAAFTINPIWNYGPYDPSPVSAGTQPDWYIGFVDGALRLMPGVINDFHFEWVIFGRTLTLNVLLPALVPAGIIFTVLFMYPWIERWVTKDNREHHVLDRPRNAPTRTAIGVAGFTWYCVMWAAAGSDLIATHFHVSLNDVTYWLRTLFFIGPIIAFIVTKRIALALQRKDREIALHGRETGRIVRLPHGEFIEVHAPLDEYKRYKLVGFESPAPIPAQPNEHGVVTGKEKRRAALSRWFFEDRVAPATPAELEAAHAHGHHEAIEAGEDQKSLSH, via the coding sequence ATGAGCGCCTCATCAACAGCTGAAGCCCCCTTCGTTCCGAAGACCAAAGTTGGTAGTTTCACCAACTTTGTGGACGAGCGTGTTGGCGGCTCCGGCATCCTGCGCGAGTTCGGCCGGAAGGTCTTCCCCGACCACTGGTCGTTCATGTTCGGTGAGGTGGCGCTGTACTCCTTCGTCATCTTGCTGATGTCAGGAACCTTCCTGACCTTCTTCTTCGATCCGTCCATGGCGGAAACCCACTACCAGGGTTCCTACACGCCGCTGTACAACGTCGAAATGTCAGTTGCCTACAGCTCGTCGCTGAACATCTCGTTCGACGTCCGCGGTGGTTTGTTCATGCGCCAGGTTCACCACTGGGCAGCTCTGCTGTTCGTGGCCTCCCTCGGTGTGCACATGCTGCGCGTCTTCTTCACCGGCGCTTTCCGCAAGCCCCGTGAAATGAACTGGGTGGTGGGCGGCGTGCTGCTCATCCTGGCAATGGCTGCCGGCTTCACCGGCTATTCCCTCCCCGATGACCTGCTGTCCGGTAACGGCCTGCGCATCATCGATGGTGTGATCAAGTCCATTCCGGTCATCGGAACGTACACCTCGTTCTTCCTCTTCGGTGGAGAGTTCCCGGGTACGGCCATCATCGGCCGTCTGTACGTTCTGCACATCCTGCTGGTCCCGGCCCTCATCCTCCTGATGATCGTCATTCACCTCTTCATGGTGGTTGTGCACAAGCACACCCAGTACCCCGGCCCCGGACGCAATGACGGCAACGTCGTTGGCTACCCCCTCGGCCCGGTTTACGCTGCCAAGGCCGGTGGATTCTTCTTCATCGTCTTCGGCGTCCTGGCCCTCATGGCGGCAGCATTCACGATCAACCCGATCTGGAACTATGGTCCTTACGATCCCTCACCGGTTTCGGCGGGTACCCAGCCTGACTGGTACATCGGTTTCGTTGACGGTGCCCTGCGCCTCATGCCGGGTGTCATCAACGACTTCCACTTCGAATGGGTCATCTTCGGACGCACCCTGACACTGAACGTCTTGCTTCCGGCGCTTGTACCGGCCGGCATCATCTTCACGGTGTTGTTCATGTACCCCTGGATCGAACGCTGGGTCACCAAGGACAACCGCGAACACCACGTCCTGGACCGTCCGCGCAATGCCCCCACCCGTACGGCGATTGGTGTTGCAGGGTTCACCTGGTACTGCGTGATGTGGGCAGCAGCAGGTTCCGACCTCATCGCGACGCACTTCCACGTGTCGTTGAACGATGTGACCTACTGGCTCCGGACCTTGTTCTTCATCGGACCGATTATCGCCTTCATAGTGACCAAGCGAATTGCACTGGCCCTTCAGCGCAAGGACCGAGAAATCGCACTTCATGGTCGCGAAACAGGCCGCATCGTCCGGCTCCCCCACGGTGAGTTCATCGAGGTTCACGCCCCGCTGGATGAGTACAAGCGTTACAAGCTCGTCGGATTCGAATCACCGGCTCCCATCCCGGCGCAGCCTAACGAGCATGGCGTTGTCACCGGCAAGGAGAAGCGCCGCGCGGCACTCTCCCGCTGGTTCTTCGAAGACCGTGTTGCCCCTGCAACGCCGGCGGAACTCGAAGCTGCGCACGCTCATGGCCACCACGAGGCCATCGAAGCTGGCGAAGACCAGAAGAGCCTGAGCCACTAG
- a CDS encoding DUF3054 domain-containing protein, translated as MSSPSRLWIPAAIADLLFILLFAAIGRDAHARGDIISGAFATAWPFLAGAIIAWVLTRAWRAPMAAWPSGVGIWVGAVTVGMLLRAATGQTVVLPFVLVALITLGVFLLGYRFIAALLSRASSKRQRGA; from the coding sequence ATGTCTTCACCCTCACGACTGTGGATCCCCGCAGCCATCGCTGACCTTTTGTTCATTCTTCTTTTCGCCGCCATAGGGCGGGACGCGCACGCCCGCGGGGACATCATCTCGGGAGCGTTTGCCACAGCCTGGCCGTTCCTTGCTGGAGCGATAATCGCCTGGGTGCTCACACGAGCTTGGCGGGCGCCCATGGCTGCATGGCCTTCCGGAGTTGGCATCTGGGTTGGCGCAGTAACCGTGGGTATGCTCCTGAGGGCAGCCACGGGCCAAACCGTAGTGCTGCCGTTTGTGTTGGTGGCCCTGATTACCCTCGGCGTGTTCCTGCTCGGATACCGATTCATCGCTGCGCTGCTGTCGAGGGCATCTAGCAAACGGCAACGCGGAGCGTGA
- a CDS encoding Lrp/AsnC family transcriptional regulator codes for MQDYDLDGRDLRLLHALQIRPRAPWAALAPIVGADAVTLARRWTALQDQGLAWLASYRGPGAKYVGAIVEVECTPARIAEATEDLARDPEVLSIDQTIGGRDLVVTLLCRTDADLAGFVLDRLSNIAGVTRTRTHRGIRLLADAQLWRLRSLQDEEVLQLESSLPLAAAAPRGISADAEDKLAGILGTNGRASVAEISENLGISTTKARNALATIIAEKRLVLRLEVARPYTPWPVAVWYFLRVPATKVESVAEKLVGLHEVRLVATTGGLYSILMMVWLRRAEDMTVLERQLGERLPFAEIMDRCIVLRTPKHMGNRLTPDGRRITA; via the coding sequence ATGCAGGATTACGACCTTGATGGACGTGACCTGAGGCTTCTTCATGCCCTGCAGATTCGTCCGCGCGCCCCTTGGGCTGCCCTGGCGCCCATCGTCGGCGCGGACGCAGTCACCCTGGCAAGGCGCTGGACTGCCCTTCAGGATCAGGGGCTGGCCTGGTTGGCAAGCTATAGGGGCCCCGGTGCGAAGTATGTAGGCGCCATCGTGGAGGTGGAATGCACGCCCGCGCGCATTGCCGAGGCCACGGAAGATCTTGCTCGGGACCCTGAAGTGCTCTCTATTGACCAAACAATAGGTGGCCGTGACTTGGTGGTGACGTTGTTGTGCCGGACAGATGCCGATCTGGCCGGGTTCGTCTTAGACAGACTCTCCAACATTGCCGGCGTGACCCGGACGCGAACACACCGCGGCATCCGACTCCTCGCCGATGCCCAGCTCTGGCGGCTGCGTTCCCTCCAGGACGAAGAGGTACTGCAGCTGGAGTCGAGCCTCCCGCTGGCCGCGGCCGCACCCAGAGGGATCTCAGCCGACGCAGAGGACAAGCTTGCCGGCATTTTAGGTACCAACGGCCGGGCTTCCGTTGCCGAAATTTCCGAGAACCTGGGAATCAGCACCACTAAGGCAAGGAATGCGCTGGCCACCATCATTGCCGAGAAGCGCTTGGTGTTGCGCCTGGAGGTGGCGCGGCCCTACACCCCCTGGCCTGTAGCCGTGTGGTACTTCCTGCGTGTTCCGGCCACCAAGGTGGAGTCCGTTGCAGAGAAGCTCGTTGGCCTGCACGAGGTCCGTTTGGTGGCCACTACCGGTGGCCTGTATTCAATCCTCATGATGGTATGGCTTCGTCGGGCTGAGGACATGACAGTGCTGGAGCGGCAGCTGGGCGAAAGGCTTCCTTTCGCGGAGATCATGGACCGCTGCATAGTCCTGCGCACTCCCAAGCACATGGGCAACCGGCTCACACCTGACGGAAGGCGCATCACCGCGTAG
- a CDS encoding RNA polymerase sigma factor, translated as MSAANPSHLEMVSQEISCDYPGHFHEQRQGSGATLPNPGLEPGLEPNEPRGWCDGSLLSLVRAGRLSAYAELFRRYRSLATYVARMESDNPSDVDDVVGEAFASVFQALVVGRGPADSFKAYLLTTVRRIAHRRNVQARRTGSQSGFPVMDGGAGYDDRYLDALEATSIVEAFRSLPRRWQAVLWYSEVETMKPAAVAPIMGMTPNSVSALLIRARKGLRQAYLQVHVLATSLDSCTEVSRHFGKFVLNGGRVAGSAKIHRHVNECPNCEVALAALHKMRKAMKGSG; from the coding sequence ATGTCCGCTGCGAACCCGTCCCACCTGGAGATGGTCTCCCAAGAAATATCTTGCGACTATCCCGGCCATTTTCATGAACAGCGGCAGGGGAGTGGGGCGACTCTCCCGAACCCGGGACTGGAGCCGGGGCTGGAGCCGAACGAACCGCGCGGGTGGTGTGACGGGTCGCTTTTGTCCTTGGTGCGCGCGGGACGGCTTTCTGCCTATGCCGAACTATTTCGGAGGTATAGAAGCCTTGCAACGTACGTGGCCCGGATGGAGTCCGACAATCCATCGGACGTGGACGATGTAGTGGGAGAAGCGTTTGCGTCTGTCTTCCAGGCGCTGGTTGTTGGCAGGGGACCTGCGGACTCTTTCAAGGCCTATCTTTTGACCACGGTGCGAAGAATCGCACATCGTCGAAATGTACAAGCCAGGCGGACTGGCTCTCAGAGCGGTTTCCCCGTGATGGACGGTGGGGCGGGTTATGACGATCGCTACCTGGACGCCTTGGAAGCAACTTCAATCGTTGAAGCATTCAGGTCCCTACCGCGGCGTTGGCAGGCAGTGCTTTGGTATAGCGAAGTGGAAACCATGAAACCAGCGGCGGTGGCGCCGATCATGGGAATGACCCCGAACAGTGTTTCAGCGCTGCTCATACGTGCGCGCAAAGGGCTACGGCAGGCATACCTCCAGGTTCACGTCCTCGCAACATCCCTGGATTCGTGTACTGAAGTGTCACGGCACTTCGGGAAGTTCGTCCTCAATGGTGGACGGGTGGCTGGCAGCGCGAAGATTCATCGCCACGTCAATGAGTGCCCGAACTGCGAGGTTGCGTTGGCTGCCTTGCACAAGATGCGAAAGGCCATGAAGGGGTCCGGTTGA
- the ctaE gene encoding aa3-type cytochrome oxidase subunit III, translated as MTSATHAPSTPAHPTLNRPNLVSVGTVVWLSSELMFFAGLFAMYFTLRSTSGTMWAEETAKLNFPFALVNTIVLVASSFTCQMGVFAAERLEPRRTGGLLQFTRWGMTEWFSLTFVMGAFFVAGQTMEYAMLVSEHVSLSSNAYGSAFYMTTGFHGLHVIGGLIAFLFIIGRAFAAKKFGHFEATSAIVTSYYWHFVDVVWIGLFLVIYVLK; from the coding sequence GTGACATCTGCGACCCATGCCCCCAGTACCCCGGCGCACCCGACGCTGAACCGCCCCAACCTGGTTTCTGTTGGAACCGTTGTTTGGCTGTCCAGTGAGTTGATGTTCTTCGCCGGCCTCTTTGCCATGTACTTCACCCTGCGCTCCACATCCGGAACGATGTGGGCCGAGGAGACGGCCAAGCTCAACTTCCCGTTTGCGCTCGTCAACACCATCGTCCTTGTGGCAAGTTCCTTCACTTGCCAGATGGGCGTCTTTGCCGCCGAGCGGCTCGAGCCGCGCCGTACCGGTGGGCTCCTGCAGTTCACACGTTGGGGCATGACCGAGTGGTTCTCCCTGACATTCGTTATGGGTGCCTTCTTCGTGGCCGGCCAGACCATGGAATACGCCATGCTCGTCTCCGAGCATGTATCCCTGTCGTCCAACGCTTACGGCTCTGCCTTCTACATGACCACCGGCTTCCACGGCCTGCACGTCATCGGCGGGTTGATCGCGTTCCTGTTCATCATTGGCCGCGCGTTTGCAGCGAAGAAGTTCGGTCACTTCGAAGCGACCTCGGCGATCGTCACCTCGTACTACTGGCACTTCGTCGACGTTGTGTGGATCGGCCTCTTCCTGGTCATCTACGTCCTCAAGTAA
- the qcrA gene encoding cytochrome bc1 complex Rieske iron-sulfur subunit: protein MGNHSDGSPNHSGTVATAGQNEVEKFQDPGLPPHRLRLADTDPVAAKRAERQVAILFGTSVIGTLVFLVAYFAIDLGDDTSIATIRTQNLLLGLGTAFAMLGIGTGIVHWAKALMPDHEVSEERHAIRTEEDRQAAVRIVDDIVDETGIKRRPLIRNTLLGAVALAPLPALAIFGDLGPRPDNALAHTMWAPEGDKLKRLTRDPDGTPIKASDVTIGSAFHVIPEGLNELHEGKLNEKAKAVVLLMRLDPDSLNPSEGRENWSYNGIVAYSKICTHVGCPVALYEQQTHHLLCPCHQSTFDLTQECKVIFGPASRPLPQLPIAVDAEGYLVATSDFREPVGPSYWERDEHERLINS, encoded by the coding sequence ATGGGCAACCATAGTGACGGCAGTCCGAACCACTCGGGCACCGTAGCTACGGCTGGTCAGAATGAGGTGGAGAAGTTCCAGGATCCTGGACTCCCTCCGCATCGTTTGCGCCTGGCTGACACGGACCCGGTAGCCGCAAAGCGCGCCGAGCGTCAGGTAGCCATTCTGTTTGGCACCTCTGTAATCGGTACGCTCGTGTTCCTGGTGGCATACTTTGCCATCGATTTGGGCGACGACACCTCAATTGCGACCATCCGCACCCAGAACCTCCTTCTGGGTCTCGGTACGGCGTTCGCAATGCTGGGAATCGGCACCGGAATCGTGCATTGGGCCAAGGCCCTGATGCCCGATCACGAGGTGTCGGAAGAGCGCCACGCTATCCGTACTGAAGAAGATCGCCAGGCTGCTGTGCGTATCGTCGACGACATCGTGGACGAGACCGGCATTAAGCGCCGCCCGCTGATCCGCAACACCCTTCTTGGTGCCGTTGCACTTGCTCCCCTACCCGCCCTCGCCATTTTCGGCGATCTGGGTCCGCGGCCGGACAACGCTTTGGCACACACCATGTGGGCGCCTGAGGGCGACAAGCTCAAGCGCCTGACCCGTGATCCCGATGGCACGCCCATCAAAGCTTCGGATGTCACCATCGGTTCGGCCTTCCACGTGATCCCCGAAGGACTCAACGAACTCCACGAAGGCAAGCTGAACGAGAAGGCAAAAGCCGTCGTTCTCCTGATGCGCCTGGACCCGGACTCGTTGAACCCCTCCGAGGGCCGCGAAAACTGGAGCTACAACGGCATCGTTGCTTACTCCAAGATCTGCACGCACGTCGGTTGCCCGGTTGCTCTCTACGAGCAGCAGACGCACCACCTTCTGTGCCCCTGCCACCAGTCCACCTTTGACCTGACGCAGGAATGCAAGGTCATCTTCGGACCGGCCAGCCGTCCGCTCCCCCAGCTGCCCATCGCAGTTGACGCAGAGGGCTACCTCGTCGCCACCAGCGACTTCAGAGAACCTGTAGGACCGAGTTACTGGGAGCGTGACGAGCATGAGCGCCTCATCAACAGCTGA
- a CDS encoding Lrp/AsnC family transcriptional regulator, with product MITAFVLIKTDASRIPETAEQISAIQGISEVYSVTGEWDLIAVARVSKHDELADVIADRLSKVASVVHTTTHIAFRAYSQHDLDAAFALGFE from the coding sequence GTGATCACCGCTTTCGTCCTGATCAAGACCGACGCCTCGCGCATACCGGAGACCGCCGAACAGATATCGGCCATTCAGGGCATCAGCGAGGTGTACTCCGTCACGGGCGAATGGGACCTCATTGCGGTGGCCAGGGTGAGCAAGCATGACGAGCTTGCCGACGTGATCGCGGATCGCCTGTCAAAGGTTGCCTCAGTGGTCCATACCACCACGCACATAGCTTTCAGGGCCTATTCCCAGCACGATCTGGACGCAGCCTTCGCGCTCGGATTCGAGTAG
- a CDS encoding FAD-dependent oxidoreductase has product MLNCIVIGAGIAGLSSGIALHKAGHRPVIFEAYGAPSDGIGGFLTVAVNGFDALDTLGLKGAAAHLGFSTPLMSMYLGSNGKHLTDFDYGGTLPDGTTARTMTRSELYGMLREEASRRGIRIVYNKRLTTVEESHRGVRADFHDGTTEHGDMVVGADGLHSRVRKLIDPTSPAPRIIPLLNTGGIVPAGVLTPGLMDVESGRMKMLFGKRCFYCYMQDPEGRTWWFANPLQRSSEDPSTLDSTARKAWLTKLVAGDRTIMAAIVTATNDIIRPYTTSDFPSIPRWQRGRLVLVGDAAHAASPSSGQGASMAIEDAVTLGRSLQGLQPDSISGALARYENERKTRAEAVVEWGRRNAAPKIRGQFKRVFEDLVLPVVFRGIARKSEDNFEWVYGHHIEWDAANSGVS; this is encoded by the coding sequence ATGTTGAACTGCATTGTTATTGGTGCTGGCATTGCCGGACTCTCAAGCGGCATTGCGCTGCACAAGGCCGGTCATCGGCCTGTCATTTTCGAGGCCTACGGAGCGCCGTCGGATGGCATCGGCGGGTTCCTGACAGTGGCCGTCAACGGTTTCGACGCCTTGGACACTCTTGGTCTCAAAGGGGCCGCGGCCCACCTGGGTTTCAGCACTCCCCTGATGTCCATGTACTTGGGTAGCAACGGTAAACACCTCACGGACTTCGATTACGGCGGAACCCTGCCTGACGGCACCACCGCCCGCACCATGACCCGCTCCGAGCTGTACGGCATGCTGCGCGAAGAGGCCAGCCGGCGTGGCATCCGCATTGTTTACAACAAGCGGTTGACCACGGTGGAAGAAAGTCACAGGGGCGTGAGAGCGGATTTCCACGACGGAACCACCGAACATGGGGACATGGTGGTTGGTGCCGATGGCCTTCATTCACGCGTCAGAAAGCTGATCGATCCCACGTCACCGGCGCCCAGGATCATTCCGTTGCTGAACACGGGCGGCATTGTTCCTGCGGGGGTTCTGACACCCGGGTTGATGGATGTGGAATCCGGACGTATGAAGATGCTCTTCGGTAAGCGCTGCTTCTATTGCTATATGCAGGATCCGGAAGGCCGGACCTGGTGGTTTGCCAATCCCCTGCAAAGGTCCTCTGAAGATCCCTCCACGTTGGACTCCACCGCCCGAAAGGCTTGGTTGACCAAGCTCGTCGCCGGGGACCGCACGATCATGGCGGCCATTGTCACCGCCACTAATGACATCATCAGGCCCTACACGACCTCGGATTTTCCCAGCATTCCACGGTGGCAGCGCGGGAGGCTTGTTCTGGTGGGCGATGCTGCACATGCAGCATCGCCGTCGTCCGGTCAGGGAGCTTCGATGGCAATCGAAGATGCCGTCACGCTGGGTCGTTCGCTTCAAGGGCTGCAGCCGGACTCAATATCGGGGGCGCTGGCGCGTTATGAGAACGAACGCAAGACGCGGGCGGAAGCGGTGGTCGAATGGGGACGCAGAAATGCGGCGCCGAAGATCCGTGGCCAGTTCAAGCGTGTTTTTGAGGACCTGGTGCTGCCCGTGGTCTTTCGTGGAATCGCACGCAAGTCAGAGGACAACTTTGAATGGGTCTATGGGCATCATATTGAGTGGGACGCTGCGAATTCAGGCGTCTCATGA
- a CDS encoding VOC family protein, translating to MTTRLNPYISFRDNARDAITFYESVFGGELNISTFGDYQASEDPAEANKVMHAMLETPGGLTLMAADTPAGMAYNPGDNISVSLSGDSSDEAELRGYWDKLVDGGTITVPLEMAPWGDTFGMCIDSFGIGWLVNIAGAPQ from the coding sequence ATGACAACCCGCCTTAATCCATACATCTCATTTCGGGACAATGCCCGGGACGCCATCACATTCTACGAATCTGTCTTCGGCGGTGAACTGAACATCAGCACTTTCGGCGACTACCAAGCCAGCGAAGATCCTGCCGAGGCCAACAAGGTCATGCATGCCATGTTGGAGACTCCCGGCGGATTAACGCTGATGGCGGCTGACACTCCGGCCGGGATGGCGTACAACCCCGGTGACAATATTTCTGTCTCCTTGAGCGGAGACTCTTCGGATGAAGCGGAACTTCGCGGGTATTGGGACAAACTCGTCGACGGCGGCACTATTACGGTACCGCTTGAGATGGCGCCTTGGGGTGACACCTTTGGAATGTGCATTGACAGCTTTGGGATTGGCTGGCTGGTCAACATTGCCGGAGCCCCGCAGTAA
- the trpD gene encoding anthranilate phosphoribosyltransferase, translating to MTSPVTAPAASNTWPGLISALINGDDLAVGNTEWAMNTIMSGEATPAQIAGFLVALRAKGETVEELAGLVEAMVQHANPINISGEKLDIVGTGGDRLNTVNISTMAALVAAGAGAKVVKHGNRAASSTSGSADVLEALGVRLDLSIEQVARNAEEAGITFCFAQVFHPSFRHTAVPRRELAVPTAFNFLGPMTNPAHVQASAVGVANARMAPLVAGVLARRGSRGLVFRGDDGLDELTPTGPSTVWEIRNGTVREQVFSPEDLGIRASTVADLRGGDAAANAAVVRHILDGKQGPVRDAVLLNAAAGLVSIDLDAEGSLEDRMRAAFARAAESVDSGKAAEVLAKWTALSQS from the coding sequence GTGACTTCTCCGGTAACGGCACCTGCAGCCAGCAATACCTGGCCAGGGCTCATCTCAGCACTGATCAATGGCGACGACCTTGCAGTGGGCAACACAGAGTGGGCCATGAACACCATCATGTCCGGTGAGGCGACGCCGGCTCAGATTGCCGGCTTCCTGGTGGCGCTGCGAGCCAAGGGCGAGACGGTCGAAGAATTGGCCGGACTTGTTGAAGCCATGGTCCAGCACGCGAATCCGATCAACATCTCCGGTGAGAAGCTGGACATCGTAGGCACCGGCGGTGACCGGTTGAACACCGTGAATATCTCCACCATGGCCGCCCTCGTGGCAGCCGGCGCCGGAGCCAAGGTGGTCAAGCACGGCAACAGGGCCGCCTCATCCACCTCTGGTTCGGCTGACGTTCTGGAGGCCTTGGGTGTCCGCTTGGACCTGTCGATCGAGCAGGTGGCTCGGAACGCCGAAGAGGCGGGAATCACTTTCTGCTTTGCTCAGGTCTTCCACCCCTCGTTCCGGCACACCGCTGTTCCGCGCCGTGAACTGGCTGTACCCACTGCGTTCAATTTCCTGGGCCCGATGACCAACCCCGCGCATGTACAAGCCTCGGCGGTGGGCGTAGCCAACGCCCGTATGGCACCGTTGGTGGCAGGAGTGCTTGCCCGTCGCGGGAGTCGGGGGCTGGTGTTCCGTGGCGATGACGGCCTGGATGAGTTGACCCCCACGGGACCATCGACTGTCTGGGAGATCAGGAACGGAACAGTCAGGGAGCAAGTCTTTTCGCCTGAGGATCTGGGAATCCGTGCTTCCACGGTCGCGGACCTTCGCGGAGGTGACGCCGCTGCCAACGCAGCCGTAGTGCGCCACATCCTCGATGGCAAACAGGGGCCGGTGCGCGACGCCGTTCTGCTGAATGCGGCCGCTGGATTGGTTTCCATCGACCTCGACGCCGAAGGCAGCCTTGAGGACCGGATGCGCGCCGCTTTCGCGCGGGCGGCGGAATCCGTTGACTCCGGCAAGGCCGCCGAAGTGCTCGCCAAGTGGACGGCTCTTAGCCAGAGCTGA
- the qcrC gene encoding cytochrome bc1 complex diheme cytochrome c subunit gives MKALSQKRRHPLAAIALLLMGLLLTGGLYAVATTVNQAKADTTSFSASDVEEGGKLFAANCATCHGMGASGTQDGPSLVGVGAAAVDFQVGTGRMPMQMSGPQAQKKPAQFNAEQTKQLAAYVASLGAGPAIPEEHLLDGKGDAANGGELFRVNCAMCHNAAAAGGALTRGKFAPALAGVSAEHIYEAMVTGPQNMPVFSDSNVTPEDKRDIITFLKTIEANGSPGGADLGALGPVSEGLFVWVAGLGVIIAFTIWLTSRTS, from the coding sequence GTGAAGGCACTATCGCAGAAGCGACGTCACCCACTGGCAGCCATTGCGCTGTTGCTGATGGGCCTCCTCCTCACTGGTGGGCTGTACGCCGTTGCCACAACTGTCAACCAGGCCAAGGCCGACACCACAAGCTTCAGCGCAAGTGACGTAGAAGAAGGCGGCAAGCTCTTTGCCGCCAACTGCGCCACCTGCCACGGCATGGGTGCCAGCGGAACCCAGGACGGCCCCTCGCTGGTCGGCGTGGGTGCTGCTGCAGTTGACTTCCAGGTTGGCACCGGCCGCATGCCCATGCAGATGAGCGGCCCCCAGGCCCAGAAGAAGCCCGCCCAGTTCAATGCGGAACAGACCAAGCAACTCGCTGCATATGTTGCATCCCTCGGCGCAGGCCCGGCCATTCCCGAGGAACACCTCCTCGACGGAAAGGGAGACGCAGCCAACGGTGGCGAACTCTTCCGAGTGAACTGCGCCATGTGCCACAACGCTGCTGCTGCCGGTGGCGCCCTGACCCGCGGCAAGTTTGCCCCCGCCTTGGCTGGAGTAAGCGCCGAGCACATTTATGAGGCCATGGTTACCGGCCCGCAGAACATGCCCGTCTTCAGCGACTCCAACGTCACCCCTGAGGACAAGCGCGACATCATCACCTTCTTGAAGACCATCGAAGCCAACGGTTCACCCGGTGGTGCCGATCTGGGCGCACTTGGCCCGGTATCTGAAGGTCTGTTCGTTTGGGTTGCCGGCTTGGGTGTCATCATCGCATTCACGATTTGGTTGACGTCCCGCACGTCCTAG